The Sphaeramia orbicularis chromosome 16, fSphaOr1.1, whole genome shotgun sequence genome window below encodes:
- the gpsm3 gene encoding G-protein-signaling modulator 1 produces the protein MDSSEISVEMGEKGPLEPLVITEEGDTTQGVAETEAAIVSAVTAESTLEKEEDDRQENEKGENTAGAMCNEKERLQNSTEEEQTDEDVAGKEDNTERDKLEEKEKEKENDGQESGESEEQEHKEMEVQEKQVDVEELNCSHEETQSQEDDPKKAHRLTPDFPESLYELLCTLQEGRRLNDQRCSFRLEEGIRRRRCHSEPNTTKPANRVVFSSMTSLQKEEFFDLVATAQARRLDDQRALLGRSPPPKPRFRSFRGSIKQLSFVRKPEPEPEPAPVPKEDLYNMILTTQAQGRLEDQRSRAPGPMDDEDFFSLLLRVQGGRMEEQRTELPRLLQT, from the exons ATGGACAGCTCAGAAATCAGTGTTGAAATGGGTGAGAAGGGGCCGCTGGAGCCCCTGGTCATCACCGAGGAGGGGGATACAACACAGGGCGTCGCTGAGACAGAGGCTGCCATCGTATCAGCCGTCACCGCAGAGTCGACTCTAGAAAAGGAAGAGGATGACAGACAAGAAAACGAGAAGGGGGAAAACACAGCCGGAGCGATGTGCAACGAGAAAGAACGTTTGCAAAACAGCACAGAGGAAGAGCAGACAGATGAAGATGTAGCAGGCAAGGAGGACAACACTGAAAGGGATAAActggaggagaaagagaaggagaaggagaatgaTGGACAAGAAAGTGGTGAGAGTGAAGAGCAAGAACACAAGGAGATGGAGGTCCAAGAAAAACAAGTGGATGTAGAGGAATTGAACTGTTCCCATGAGGAGACCCAGAGCCAAGAGGATGATCCAAAAAAG GCTCATCGATTAACCCCCGACTTCCCAGAGTCTTTGTACGAGCTCCTGTGCACCTTACAGGAGGGCAGACGACTCAATGACCAGCGCTGTTCCTTCAGGCTGGAAGAGGGCATCAGGAGGAGGAGGTGCCATTCGGAACCCAACACCACCAAACCTGCCAACAGAG TCGTCTTTTCCTCCATGACTTCACTGCAGAAAGAGGAGTTTTTCGATTTGGTGGCCACTGCTCAAGCCCGCCGGCTGGATGACCAGAGGGCACTGCTCGGACGCTCACCACCACCAAAACCAAGGTTCAGAAGTTTCAGAGGAAGCATAAAACAACTGTCTTTTGTGAGgaagccagaaccagagccagagccagccCCAGTGCCCAAAGAAGATCTGTATAATATGATTCTCACCACACAA GCTCAGGGTCGATTGGAGGACCAGCGCAGTCGGGCCCCGGGCCCCATGGACGACGAGGacttcttctccctcctcctgAGGGTCCAGGGGGGGCGCATGGAGGAGCAGAGGACTGAACTACCACGCCTGCTGCAAACCTGA